ATTAAAAGAACAGTTGAAACAGTGGGGGAAATAAGGGAATATTTACGGCACGAGAGGAATCTACATTATGCAACCCCAAAGCTTCTCCCTGTAGAGGGCAACATAACATCCCATTTTGGCATGAGGGAGCATCCCCGTAGCGGAGAGGATGAATTCCATAAAGGTATGGACATATCAGCACCTTATGGAACCCCAATCAGGGCGGCAGCAGGCGGTATAGTAAGCTTCTCAGGCGGGAGTGGTATTAAGGGAAACCTTATCGCCATAGAGCACGGATTAGGTTTTACGACATTTTACGCCCACAACAGGGTAAACATAGTGAAGGTAGGTCAGAAGGTGAGGCGTGGGGAGATAATTGCTTATGTTGGTTCTACCGGAAATGCAACAGGGCCCCATGTCCATTATGAGGTATGGAAGGATGGGAAACCGGTCAATCCCCGCAAATATGCCGAAAGGAGGCCGTAATGTTTACTAAAAAGGTAGACAGGCTGGAATCATTCATAGGCACAAATTCGGTTTTTAAAGGTGATATAGAGACAAAGGGAACACTGAGGATCGACGGTACCCTGAACGGAAACGTGAATGCTGACTGGGTAATTCTCAGTGAAAAGGCGATTCTCAAAGGTGATATTACAGCGAGGGGAAGTATCATAGGCGGCAAGATGGAGGGAAACCTGAAGGTCAAAGAGCTTGTGGAGGTAAAATCCAAGGGGGTTATAACCGGAGATGTGTATACGAGCAAACTCTCGATTGTTGAGGGCGGTGTACTCAATGGCAGGGTTTCTATGCAGGCGGACGGATCGAAGATAATAGATTTCCAGGCAAAAGAGGGTTAGCTAAAATCATAAATGCCCGGGACGAGCATCGAACTCGTACAGTGCAAAATGTCAAAGCGTTTCAGAACATTTCATAACGTAACAATGCTTTAAGGGGTGAGAAATGAAAAAGCATCTATTAATTATTGGAATATGTCTGTGTATCATCCATTGTGCTTTCGCAAATACGTATGCCATTGAATTTTCAGCTGACATGATTACAACGACTGCTGGGAACTCATACTCAGGCAAAATTTACATGAAAGGGGATAAAATCCGTACCGACACGCCCGGGCAATCAAGCTACTCCATCGTACGGCAGGACAAAAATGTCATGTGGCTTGTAACACCTGATAAGAAATCCTACCTTGAAATGCCTTACGATCCCACTCAAAAACCCGAAGCAGGCGAAAAGGTGAAGGGTGAGGTGAGTCGCAAGCTTATTGGGAAAGAGACAATAGATGGCCACCCGACTGAGAAGTATCTTATTACATCTAAGGACGCGGGTAAGACAAGAGAACACTACCAGTGGGTTGCCACAGACCTTAATTTCCCGATCAAGACGGCTGCGGTGGATGGGAGTTACAGTGTGGAATACAGGAATATCAAGAAATCCGTATCTGATAGTATGTTCGAGCTCCCTTCCGGCTATCAGAAAATGACTATCCCTGCGATGCCCAAGATGGGCGGGATGAAGAAGAAATAACTTTATAAAGATTTCGAACCAGGAATGAAGGTCTTTGTTTAGAGCTCGGTTCCGCACTTACCACAGAACTTTGCATCCTGGGCCATCTGGGAGCCGCAGTGTGGACAGGTTTTTCCCGTAACCTCAGTTCCCTCTATCTTATTCTCACTCTCGTCTATCTTTTTTCCGCACTTACCACAGAACTTTATGCCTTCAGGAATCTCTGCGCCACAGGTGCATACCGATTGTGGGACTTTTTGTTTACCAAGTGCCTCCTGAGCTTCGAGGTGGACCTTCCTCAGTTCCTCCTCTTTTTCACTTATCTGTGTGTCGAGGTTTACGATAACGTTGCACTCCTCTTTGATTGTTACCTCGTTATAGCCTTTCCCTTCGAGGAACATGGAGTAGATAATATTTCCAAGCTCTTCTAAAGAACCTTTCTTTTGTTTCTGAAGGCTGTCTATCTGACCCTTAATTTTGTTAGCTTCGAGCATCTCTTTCGATTTAATACTGACTGTTGTAACACCTTTACTGATCCCTTCCTTCACTTTGTCAAAGAAATCTATATGTACCCTCCTCACATCAATTTGACACCACATTCACTGCAGAACTGATTCCCTGTATTGTTTCGCGCCCCGCACTGGGTACAGAACTTCTCATTACCCCTGCTTTTCATACTGGTAGGTGGTGTCGCATCACGTTTTGTCGGAGAATACAGATTTATTACCAGGGAAGCGAGAAAGAGAAGTATCGTGAGATAGTATCCAATCCCATACTCCAGCTGTAAGATGTTAGCACCTGCACCTACTTTTGAAATTTCCCTGCTGAGCTTGATCCTCATAAGAATAAGTAAAATTGTTCCTATCCCACCTGCGATTGCAGGTAGCGTCACGCCTGCTTTGCCTTTGAGGAAGCATGCACCAAGCCCACCAACCGCAACGAGAAGCGATAATAACGCAAATATCTCAAAGTGAACCTTTCTCGGTTGCTTTTCGGCCGCCATTTTCTGACCAAAAGACTTCGGCTGGTCAAAGGTAGTTCCCTTTGCAAGCTGGAAACCGCTGAATGTCACGATTGGTTGACCCTGACAGGAGACACTTACCCATGGCAGGAAAAAACATAAAATGATAACCCCGTAAATCGCTGGCGAAAGGAAATTCTTTA
The Pseudomonadota bacterium genome window above contains:
- a CDS encoding DUF4412 domain-containing protein — encoded protein: MKKHLLIIGICLCIIHCAFANTYAIEFSADMITTTAGNSYSGKIYMKGDKIRTDTPGQSSYSIVRQDKNVMWLVTPDKKSYLEMPYDPTQKPEAGEKVKGEVSRKLIGKETIDGHPTEKYLITSKDAGKTREHYQWVATDLNFPIKTAAVDGSYSVEYRNIKKSVSDSMFELPSGYQKMTIPAMPKMGGMKKK
- a CDS encoding zinc-ribbon domain-containing protein; amino-acid sequence: MTFSGFQLAKGTTFDQPKSFGQKMAAEKQPRKVHFEIFALLSLLVAVGGLGACFLKGKAGVTLPAIAGGIGTILLILMRIKLSREISKVGAGANILQLEYGIGYYLTILLFLASLVINLYSPTKRDATPPTSMKSRGNEKFCTQCGARNNTGNQFCSECGVKLM
- a CDS encoding M23 family metallopeptidase; this encodes MDFQKIKGFCKKAFTPITIMLIPHSNVKTLNFKIPSIGIVISIILWIFGTVYIVSIAVDTVKYHIMEKKFNYYSQQFLELRTTITAIKNAESEFKRLFHFGTKEKILENVETPNQGSVDMETIREEIKRTVETVGEIREYLRHERNLHYATPKLLPVEGNITSHFGMREHPRSGEDEFHKGMDISAPYGTPIRAAAGGIVSFSGGSGIKGNLIAIEHGLGFTTFYAHNRVNIVKVGQKVRRGEIIAYVGSTGNATGPHVHYEVWKDGKPVNPRKYAERRP
- a CDS encoding zinc ribbon domain-containing protein produces the protein MWCQIDVRRVHIDFFDKVKEGISKGVTTVSIKSKEMLEANKIKGQIDSLQKQKKGSLEELGNIIYSMFLEGKGYNEVTIKEECNVIVNLDTQISEKEEELRKVHLEAQEALGKQKVPQSVCTCGAEIPEGIKFCGKCGKKIDESENKIEGTEVTGKTCPHCGSQMAQDAKFCGKCGTEL
- a CDS encoding polymer-forming cytoskeletal protein — protein: MFTKKVDRLESFIGTNSVFKGDIETKGTLRIDGTLNGNVNADWVILSEKAILKGDITARGSIIGGKMEGNLKVKELVEVKSKGVITGDVYTSKLSIVEGGVLNGRVSMQADGSKIIDFQAKEG